One stretch of Sander lucioperca isolate FBNREF2018 chromosome 13, SLUC_FBN_1.2, whole genome shotgun sequence DNA includes these proteins:
- the adora2b gene encoding adenosine receptor A2b produces the protein MNTLYIVIEVAIAVLSISGNILVCWAVAINTTLKNATNYFLVSLAVADILVGCLAIPFAITISIGIHLDFYGCLFLACFVLVLTQSSIFSLLAIAIDRYLAVKIPLRYKELMTGKTAREIIAILWILSFVIGLIPFFGWNLKYSSCWPNSSSGADNTTNAGLREGMRGGEDLLQSCHLKCFFESVVDMHYMVYFNFFACVLPPLLIMLGIYLKIFTVARKQLRQIELKCVGNGDSHHHGLLQKEIRAAKSLSIIVGLFAICWLPVHILNCLTLFYEKLQKPEVVMYVAIILSHANSAVNPIIYAYRIQDFRNTFRKILAKNFLCRREELYLSSNGSRRNKDQIHMTIDPLL, from the exons ATGAATACGTTGTACATCGTGATTGAAGTAGCAATTGCTGTTCTCTCCATATCCGGCAATATACTGGTTTGCTGGGCTGTCGCGATCAACACCACTTTGAAGAACGCCACCAACTATTTTCTGGTGTCTCTGGCTGTGGCTGATATTCTGGTCGGTTGCCTCGCCATCCCCTTTGCCATAACCATCAGCATCGGCATACATCTGGACTTCTATGGATGCCTCTTCCTGGCCTGTTTTGTCTTGGTACTGACACAAAGCTCCATCTTCAGCCTTCTTGCTATTGCAATTGATAGATATCTGGCCGTCAAAATCCCTCTGAG GTACAAGGAGTTGATGACAGGAAAGACCGCCAGAGAGATCATCGCTATTTTATGGATCCTCTCCTTTGTCATTGGCCTCATCCCCTTCTTTGGCTGGAACTTGAAGTACTCAAGCTGCTGGCCCAACAGCAGCTCTGGGGCCGACAACACTACAAACGCTGGCTTGAGGGAGGGGATGAGGGGCGGAGAAGACTTACTACAGAGCTGTCATCTCAAGTGCTTCTTTGAGAGTGTGGTCGACATGCACTACATGGTCTACTTTAATTTCTTTGCCTGTGTGCTGCCGCCACTGCTCATCATGCTGGGTATCTACCTAAAGATCTTCACCGTGGCCAGGAAGCAGCTGAGACAGATCGAGCTCAAGTGCGTGGGCAACGGGGACAGCCATCACCACGGGCTGCTGCAGAAGGAGATCCGGGCCGCCAAATCCCTCTCCATCATCGTGGGACTGTTCGCCATCTGCTGGCTGCCCGTCCACATCCTCAACTGCCTCACGCTGTTTTACGAAAAGCTGCAAAAGCCAGAGGTTGTCATGTATGTGGCTATTATTTTGTCTCATGCCAACTCTGCAGTCAACCCCATCATCTATGCTTACCGCATCCAGGACTTCAGGAACACCTTCCGCAAGATCCTGGCCAAAAACTTCCTGTGCCGCAGGGAGGAGCTGTACCTCAGCTCCAACGGCAGCAGACGCAACAAAGACCAGATTCACATGACCATCGACCCTCTGCTATAG